Proteins found in one Aethina tumida isolate Nest 87 chromosome 1, icAetTumi1.1, whole genome shotgun sequence genomic segment:
- the LOC109607866 gene encoding CCR4-NOT transcription complex subunit 2 isoform X1 gives MTSGMDVKSPKHLYPKFNRPWSDQMCRPQDVDFEVPPEYLVNHAIRDRLPPINLSTYNEDFLFYTFYNSFGDVLQIEAAEELYNRDWRYHMEKQMWITRVPGTVPTERTLTYEKGTYYFFDPTNWRKVVKRFHLDYVKLENQPKLDDCNLHYSFYFLNQPTQLLDK, from the exons ATGACGAGCGGAATGGATGTTAAATCGCCGAAACACCTTTACCCCAAGTTCAATCGTCCATGGTCGGATCAAATGTGCCGGCCACAAGACGTGGACTTCGAGGTGCCCCCGGAGTACCTCGTCAATCACGCAATCAG GGACAGACTTCCACCAATCAATCTGAGCACATACAACGAGGACTTCCTCTTTTACACGTTCTACAACAGTTTCGGTGACGTACTGCAAATCGAAGCGGCGGAGGAGCT atataacaGAGATTGGAGGTATCACATGGAAAAACAAATGTGGATCACTAGGGTTCCAGGGACGGTTCCCACTGAAAGGACTCTCACGTACGAAAAGGGAACGTATTATTTCTTTGACCCGACGAACTGGAGGAAAGTTGTCAAAAGGTTCCATTTGGATTACGTTAAATTGGAGAACCAGCCTAAACTTGATGACTGTAATTTGCATTactcattttatttcttaaatcaaCCAACTCAGCTTCTAGATAAATAG
- the LOC109608042 gene encoding arrestin homolog — MVVAVKVFKKTTPNGKVTVYLGKRDFIDHLDHTDPIDGVVVVENDYLQGRRVYGQLVTTYRYGREEDEVMGVKFSKEMVIASDQIVPKKKDKDSQPLTAIQEKLIKKMGPNAYPFTFTFPDMAPCSVTLQPGEDDQGKPLGVEYQVKCYVGSNEEDKGHKRSTVSLAIKKQQFAPSTSVGNRLPSSLVSKGFTFSSGKINLEVTLDKEIYYHGEKIGANIMISNNSRKTVRNIKCYVVQHCEVTMVNTQFSKYVASLETREGCPITPGASFTKVIYLVPLASSNKDRRGVALDGHLRDEDVNLASSTLVPEGKCPIDAIGIVISYSLRVKLNCGTLGGELVTDVPFKLLHLAPGAEKERAQALKKLKSVDRARYQGSFANDDDDNIIFEDFARFRLSRDGIE; from the exons ATGGTTGTTGCcgtaaaagtatttaaaaaaacaacaccTAATGGTAAAGTCACCGTCTACCTCGGCAAAAGAGATTTCATCGACCATCTAGACCACACCGATCCCATCGATGGAGTCGTCGTCGTCGAAAATGACTATCTGCAGGGCAGGAGAGTGTACGGCCAGCTGGTCACCACCTACCGGTATGGCCGCGAGGAGGACGAGGTCATGGGGGTCAAATTCAGTAAGGAAATGGTCATCGCCAGCGACCAAATAGTGCCCAAGAAGAAGGACAAGGACAGCCAGCCGCTGACCGCGATCCAGGAGAAGCTCATCAAGAAAATGGGACCGAATGCTTATCCGTTCACTTTCACCTTCCCCGATATGGCCCCCTGCTCAGTCACACTGCAACCCGGCGAAGACGACCAAGGAAAGCCTCTTGGTGTGGAGTACCAAGTCAAATGCTATGTCGGATCCAACGAGGAAGACAAAG GACATAAGAGGAGCACGGTTTCCCTTGCCATTAAGAAGCAGCAATTCGCCCCATCGACCAGCGTCGGAAACCGCCTACCCAGCTCCCTCGTGTCCAAAGGATTCACCTTCTCCAGCGGCAAGATTAACTTGGAAGTGACCCTGGACAAAGAAATCTACTACCACGGCGAGAAAATCGGCGCCAACATAATGATCAGCAACAACTCCCGTAAGACAGTCCGTAACATCAAATGTTACGTCGTCCAACATTGTGAG GTGACTATGGTGAACACCCAATTCTCCAAGTACGTGGCCAGTTTGGAGACAAGGGAGGGTTGCCCAATAACCCCAGGTGCCAGCTTCACCAAGGTCATCTACCTGGTACCCCTGGCGTCCAGCAACAAGGACAGACGCGGCGTCGCCCTCGACGGACACCTGCGCGACGAAGACGTCAACCTGGCCAGCTCCACCCTCGTACCGGAGGGAAAATGCCCCATCGACGCCATCGGTATCGTGATCTCCTACTCGCTACGCGTCAAATTGAACTGCGGCACCCTGGGTGGAGAGCTGGTCACGGACGTGCCCTTCAAGTTGCTGCATCTCGCCCCCGGGGCGGAGAAGGAACGGGCCCAGGCGTTGAAGAAGTTGAAATCGGTCGACAGGGCCCGCTATCAAGGCAGCTTCGccaacgacgacgacgacaacATCATTTTTGAGGACTTCGCCAGGTTCAGGCTCAGCCGGGACGGCATCGAATAG
- the LOC109607866 gene encoding CCR4-NOT transcription complex subunit 2 isoform X2 produces the protein MTSGMDVKSPKHLYPKFNRPWSDQMCRPQDVDFEVPPEYLVNHAIRLPPINLSTYNEDFLFYTFYNSFGDVLQIEAAEELYNRDWRYHMEKQMWITRVPGTVPTERTLTYEKGTYYFFDPTNWRKVVKRFHLDYVKLENQPKLDDCNLHYSFYFLNQPTQLLDK, from the exons ATGACGAGCGGAATGGATGTTAAATCGCCGAAACACCTTTACCCCAAGTTCAATCGTCCATGGTCGGATCAAATGTGCCGGCCACAAGACGTGGACTTCGAGGTGCCCCCGGAGTACCTCGTCAATCACGCAATCAG ACTTCCACCAATCAATCTGAGCACATACAACGAGGACTTCCTCTTTTACACGTTCTACAACAGTTTCGGTGACGTACTGCAAATCGAAGCGGCGGAGGAGCT atataacaGAGATTGGAGGTATCACATGGAAAAACAAATGTGGATCACTAGGGTTCCAGGGACGGTTCCCACTGAAAGGACTCTCACGTACGAAAAGGGAACGTATTATTTCTTTGACCCGACGAACTGGAGGAAAGTTGTCAAAAGGTTCCATTTGGATTACGTTAAATTGGAGAACCAGCCTAAACTTGATGACTGTAATTTGCATTactcattttatttcttaaatcaaCCAACTCAGCTTCTAGATAAATAG
- the LOC109607244 gene encoding somatostatin receptor type 2 — translation MGFSYITYYLKEYEYYDCRTEGEGDVWEQHPTPKGTIIYSVITPILCFFGICGNTLSILVLMRRELSGSVYTYLAVLAITDLISSLLLFLGGLSKGVFWYDGWAVYDAMIGLPLGGAVNFLGVCATVFVTIDRVTYITNTKICQKPKFCNSGFARKSMFICFLISLLCNIPYCFVFDRGDDGKIVTTDFFNTTIYKVHNWICFILFCIIPSIILIVGNGILINSLNKASRLRTKLNSKSKKLESKSITLVLIVIIIMFLVSEIPSNLISRTSAVTLLYRGDPGSVNDKAMEIARQVVTVIGAISITINFVVYYLFCPPFYKVLVKMFKRKEKRMSKTVVNVFVLNGDGDKRKCSVVMNDKVIRLSSKNIDDYLPSVLFRNDDSMEDNSECKKTDTKNTTDTHY, via the exons ATGGGATTTTCGTACATCACGTACTATTTAAAAGAATACGAGTACTACGACTGTCGCACCGAAGGTGAGGGCGATGTTTGGGAACAGCATCCCACCCCCAAGG ggacaattatttattcagttaTCACTCCCATACTTTGCTTTTTTGGAATATGTGGAAACACGTTGAGTATTTTGGTACTGATGAGGAGGGAATTGAGTGGATCAGTCTACACATATTTAGCGG tGTTGGCCATAACCGATTTGATTTCGTCCCTGTTATTATTTCTTGGTGGACTGAGCAAGGGTGTTTTCTGGTATGATGGATGGGCCGTGTACGATGCGATGATCGGCCTCCCTTTGGGAGGGGCAGTCAATTTTTTGGGTGTGTGTGCGACAGTTTTTGTCACGATTG ATCGGGTCACGTACATAACTAACACGAAAATTTGTCAGAAGCCGAAATTCTGCAATTCCGGATTCGCCCGTAAAAGCATGTTTATTTGCTTTTTGATATCTTTGTTGTGTAATATACCGTATTGTTTCGTTTTTGATCGGGGCGACGATGGTAAAATTGTCACCACAGACTTCTTTAACACCAC AATCTATAAAGTTCACAACtggatttgttttattttattttgtattatcccatcaataattctaatagtgggtaatggaattttaataaattccctAAATAAAGCATCCCGACTtcgcacaaaattaaactccAAATCAAAGAAACTG GAAAGCAAAAGTATAACGTTGGTACTGATCGTCATAATAATCATGTTTCTGGTGTCTGAAATcccatcaaatttaatttcccgTACAAGTGCTGTTACACTTTTATACAGAGGTGACCCAGGCAGTGTTAACGACAAGGCAATGGAAATAGCTCGTCAAGTTGTGACAGTCATTGGAGCCATAAGTATAACAATCAATTTCGTGGTCTATTATTTGTTCTGTCCACCATTTTACAAAGTACTGGTGAAGATGTTTAAACGAAAAGAAAAACGAATGTCAAAGACTGTGGTCAACGTTTTTGTCTTGAATGGTGACGGGGATAAAAGAAAATGTAGCGTCGTAATGAATGATAAAGTCATAAGGTTGTCCAGCAAGAATATTGACGATTATTTACCTTCTGTCTTGTTTAGAAATGATGATTCAATGGAAGACAATAGTGAATGTAAAAAAACTGACACTAAGAACACTACTGAtacacattattaa
- the LOC109607508 gene encoding CCR4-NOT transcription complex subunit 2 translates to MANLNFTRNIGGNSLGRSSVSFGNNSMSGHVTPVFGQRAPERRTIPSMGNSANQMSSLGGYSSFNSVSVFGAGDTNTPSLLDLSEFPSLTNRNAAGDVPQPSPMPGGKPYVGMVKQPTAEASEFTMSSEDFPALPGTQNREGASPGGSTGSDKIGGGAGDGSSVSRDIDKISSKSGIQTSPDGRVTNIPGSMVNDQFGIVGLLTFIRAAETDPNLVSLALGQDLTALGLNLNSPDNLYPTFGGPWAEHPCRPQDIDFHVPPEYLINHAIRDKLASMKLSRYKDDLLFYMFYNNVGDVLQIAAADELYNREWRYHMEEKVWITQVPGMVLLEKTSTYERGTYYFFDAQNWRKVAKEFHLDYSKLEGRPTRNQNMHNSS, encoded by the exons ATGGCGAATTTGAActttacaagaaatattggAGGCAACAGCCTCGGAAGGTCTAGTGTCAGttttggaaataattccaTGTCTGGACATGTCACTCCAGTTTTTGGACAAAGGGCACCAGAAAGAAGAACCATTCCTTCTATGGG AAACAGCGCCAACCAAATGAGTTCGTTGGGCGGCTACAGTTCCTTCAACTCGGTATCGGTGTTCGGTGCGGGCGACACGAACACACCGTCCCTCCTGGACCTCAGCGAGTTCCCCTCGTTGACGAATCGGAATGCGGCCGGGGACGTGCCCCAACCCAGTCCGATGCCTGGCGGCAAGCCGTATGTGGGCATGGTGAAGCAGCCGACGGCGGAGGCCAGCGAGTTCACCATGTCGTCGGAGGACTTCCCCGCGTTGCCCGGCACCCAGAACCGCGAGGGCGCCTCGCCCGGCGGCAGCACCGGCAGCGACAAGATCGGCGGCGGCGCCGGCGACGGCTCCTCCGTCTCGAGGGACATCGACAAAATATCCTCCAAGTCAG GTATTCAAACGTCCCCCGACGGCAGGGTGACCAATATACCGGGTAGCATGGTGAATGACCAGTTCGGCATAGTGGGCCTGCTGACCTTCATCCGGGCGGCGGAGACCGATCCAAATCTGGTGTCGCTGGCCCTCGGACAGGATCTGACGGCGCTCGGTTTGAATCTCAACTCTCCGGACAACCTATACCCAACATTCGGCGGCCCCTGGGCGGAGCATCCGTGCCGACCGCAAGATATCGATTTTCATGTGCCGCCCGAGTACCTCATCAATCACGCCATCAG GGACAAACTCGCGTCAATGAAGCTGAGTCGATACAAAGACgatttgttattttacatGTTCTACAACAATGTGGGTGATGTACTTCAGATCGCAGCAGCGGATGAACT ctaTAACCGGGAATGGAGGTATCACATGGAAGAAAAAGTGTGGATAACCCAGGTGCCCGGTATGGTACTTCTTGAAAAGACTTCTACATATGAAAGAGGCACATACTACTTCTTCGATGCGCAAAACTGGAGGAAAGTTGCGAAAGAATTCCATCTGGACTACAGTAAACTGGAAGGCCGGCCAACAAGGAACCAGAACATGCATAATAGTTCATGA
- the LOC109608274 gene encoding cAMP-dependent protein kinase type II regulatory subunit yields the protein MSRNQAGNRIQVPNDLREVLLEFTISYLLEQPGDVVAYAADYFQRLRDSRTTTLIYATGTHGSVSPEESTLSGEEEPPIARFTSRRKSVFAETYDPEEDDEDDDGIRAVFPKSDEQRQRLAEAVRNILLFRSLDKEQMSEVLDAMFERRVQQDELVIKQGDDGDNFYVIQSGIFHALVASDPNQTPVHIHTYDNSGSFGELALLYNMPRAATIKAVTQGSLWAMDRQTFRRILLKSAFKKRKMYEALIESVPMLKTLQSYERMNLADALVPRTFKDGERIIKQGDVADGMYFVENGEVVISILDDSGKEVEINRIGKGGYFGELALVTHRPRAASAFCDGDVKLAFLDVEAFERLLGPCMNIMKRNINDYEEQMLKIFGSKQNIKDIR from the exons ATGAGTCGTAATCAAGCTGGCAACCGCATACAAGTCCCCAATGATCTTCGAGAAGTCCTACTTGAATTCACCATCAGCTATCTGTTAGAACAGCCTGGTGATGTAGTAGCCTACGCTGCTGATTATTTTCAAAGGCTACGTGACTCCAGGACCACCACCTTGATTTATGCCACCGGCACACATGGATCTGTCTCACCTGAAGAATCAACACTTTCTGGGGAAGAAG AGCCGCCAATAGCTCGGTTCACCTCCAGACGTAAGTCGGTCTTCGCCGAGACCTACGACCCGGAGGAAGATGATGAGGACGACGACGGAATAAGGGCTGTGTTCCCCAAGTCGGACGAGCAGCGGCAACGACTGGCCGAGGCCGTCCGCAACATCCTGCTGTTCCGCTCCCTCGACAAGGAGCAGATGAGCGAGGTGCTCGACGCCATGTTCGAGCGCAGGGTGCAGCAGGATGAGCTCGTCATCAAGCAGGGCGACGACGGGGACAACTTCTACGTTATCCAGag CGGAATATTCCACGCGCTGGTGGCGAGCGATCCGAACCAGACGCCGGTGCACATCCACACGTACGACAACAGCGGCAGCTTCGGCGAGCTGGCCCTGCTGTACAACATGCCGCGCGCCGCCACCATCAAGGCGGTCACCCAGGGCTCGCTGTGGGCGATGGACCGGCAAACGTTCAGGCGCATCCTGCTCAAGTCGGCGTTCAAGAAGCGAAAGATGTACGAGGCGCTGATCGAGAGCGTGCCGATGCTGAAGACGTTGCAGTCGTACGAGCGCATGAACCTGGCCGACGCCCTGGTGCCGCGCACCTTCAAGGACGGTGAGCGGATCATCAAGCAGGGCGACGTCGCGGACGGCATGTACTTTGTCGAGAACGGCGAGGTGGTGATCAGCATCTTGGACGACAGCGGCAAGGAGGTGGAGATCAACCGCATCGGCAAGGGCGGGTACTTCGGGGAGCTGGCCCTGGTCACGCACAGACCGAGGGCGGCGTCGGCGTTCTGCGATGGAGACGTCAAGTTGGCTT TCCTTGATGTCGAGGCGTTCGAGAGATTGTTGGGACCGTGCATGAACATAATGAAGCGCAACATAAACGACTACGAAGAACAGATGCTCAAAATTTTCGGCTCAAAGCAAAACATCAAGGACATCCGATGA
- the LOC109608031 gene encoding farnesyl pyrophosphate synthase isoform X2, whose product MSFLKISSVRALLISNVTSKSKLISPFTQHQERLPMIFNRALSTIQTKTKPKAIATAMVSKEEARDFMAMFPDIVRDLTDAGRHTDIPEVTKRFAKVLQYNVPNGKKNRGLSVVAAYKILEQNENLTPENVRLANLLGWCVEMLQAFLLVMDDVMDQSETRRGVPCWYKKDNVGLSAINDACLLENGIYSILRKYFSSHPSYIPVIELFHDITLKTSMGQCLDSMSHKDGKPNLEMFTMNRYNSIVKYKTAYYTFQLPIALAMHLANLNDPEMHRQAKTILLEMGQFFQIQDDFLDCFGDPKLTGKQGTDIREGKCTWLAVVALQRASPAQRQIMEEHYGQSNPESIEKIRCLYEELSLPNTYAVYEEESFNIIRTHIQQISKGLPHNLFFKLVEKIYKREC is encoded by the exons GGCCCTGTCCACCATCCAAACGAAAACCAAACCGAAGGCGATTGCGACAGCGATGGTGTCGAAGGAGGAAGCCCGCGACTTCATGGCGATGTTCCCAGACATCGTACGCGACCTCACGGACGCCGGCAGGCACACCGACATTCCGGAAGTCACGAAACGCTTCGCCAAAGTGCTGCAGTACAACGTGCCCAATGGCAAAAAGAACCGCGGACTGTCCGTGGTGGCCGCCTACAAAATTTTGGAGCAGAACGAAAATCTCACGCCGGAGAACGTTCGGCTGGCCAATCTTCTGGGATGGTGTGTCGAAATG TTGCAAGCATTCCTGCTGGTGATGGACGACGTGATGGACCAATCAGAGACCCGCCGTGGCGTTCCATGCTGGTACAAAAAAGACAACGTCGGTTTAAGCGCCATAAACGACGCGTGTCTTTTAGAAAACggcatttattccattttacgTAAATACTTTTCATCCCATCCATCGTACATACCAGTAATCGAACTATTCCATGACATCACACTGAAAACTTCGATGGGACAATGTCTGGATTCGATGTCGCACAAGGACGGCAAACCGAATCTGGAAATGTTTACAATGAATAGATACAACTCAATTGTTAAATACAAGACTGCCTATTACACCTTCCAACTGCCAATAGCCTTGGCGATGCACCTCGCCAATCTGAACGACCCCGAAATGCACCGACAAGCCAAAACAATCCTGCTAGAAATGGGTCAATTCTTCCAAATTCAA GACGACTTCTTGGATTGCTTCGGCGACCCGAAGCTCACCGGTAAACAGGGTACGGACATTCGCGAGGGCAAATGTACTTGGTTGGCGGTGGTGGCCTTGCAACGTGCAAGCCCTGCCCAAAGGCAGATCATGGAGGAGCACTATGGACAATCAAATCCCGAATCGATTGAAAAAATTCGTTGTCTTTACGAAGAACTGAGCTTACCTAACACCTACGCGGTGTATGAGGAAGAAAGTTTCAACATTATTCGCACCCACATCCAGCAAATTTCGAAGGGGCTTCCCCACAATTTGTTCTTTAAGTTGGTGGAGAAAATTTATAAGCGTGAATGCTAG